In a single window of the Verrucomicrobiaceae bacterium genome:
- a CDS encoding Fe-S metabolism protein SufE, whose amino-acid sequence MSDYPAALSELITFFEALPEGERRENLIELAAQAAQHAPRPGECFDLEDVRHDAECTDTVGVHLRLGIGQKAHFAISLGPKVQTLTRALTVILCRGLAGAHAGQVLHLSHDFVPRIIGADLVRLRSQTVYYVLRRMQEAVRRLTEPQIH is encoded by the coding sequence ATGTCCGACTATCCAGCAGCCCTGAGTGAGTTGATCACTTTCTTTGAAGCCCTGCCAGAAGGCGAGCGGCGGGAAAATCTGATCGAACTCGCTGCGCAGGCCGCTCAGCATGCCCCACGGCCTGGTGAGTGCTTTGATCTCGAAGACGTGCGGCACGATGCCGAATGCACAGACACCGTCGGTGTGCATCTGCGGCTAGGAATCGGCCAAAAGGCCCACTTTGCCATCTCACTCGGCCCGAAGGTGCAGACGCTCACACGGGCTCTGACGGTCATTTTATGCCGTGGACTCGCAGGGGCTCATGCAGGGCAGGTTTTGCACCTGTCGCATGATTTTGTGCCACGCATCATCGGCGCAGATCTCGTGCGGCTGCGTAGCCAGACGGTCTATTACGTCCTACGCCGCATGCAGGAGGCCGTGCGGCGGCTCACAGAGCCACAGATTCACTGA